A genomic window from Lotus japonicus ecotype B-129 chromosome 1, LjGifu_v1.2 includes:
- the LOC130733705 gene encoding E3 ubiquitin-protein ligase RDUF2-like, which translates to MSSSHWCHRCNRFVRIWRRQGIPVCPDCDSGFVEEVENHTNSRRRRVPPAAVTMHHRSDQNSRPNHRWNCRNFSGERSQFNPVIMLRRGESSTSRGGFEFFYDDGSGSGLRPLPQRMSEILLGSGFDRVMEQLYHVETGRHGHHHHSHHQNFPASKAAVDSWPEIEINESHISTESHCAVCKEPFEIGIAVKEMPCKHVYHSDCILPWLAIRNSCPVCRQELPSESNAAALVDQDQVPEGLTIWRLPGGGFMVGTYAGGSRGGTWRELPVVFTEVDGGFNNGVEVEPRRVSWSLSSSRRRGNGGDGGGSGGGGLRRMLNTMFRCLRNGVRTRRAVSSVPAREDSSSRVPVTVRSNSVSRANVEPSIPSPRSRRTWSMDVNSGTRAW; encoded by the coding sequence ATGTCTTCTTCACATTGGTGTCACCGGTGCAACCGTTTCGTCAGAATATGGCGGAGGCAGGGGATACCGGTATGTCCCGATTGCGACAGCGGCTTCGTCGAGGAGGTTGAAAATCACACCAACAGCCGGCGCCGGAGGGTACCTCCGGCGGCGGTAACCATGCACCACCGCTCCGATCAGAATTCACGTCCGAATCACCGGTGGAACTGCAGAAACTTCTCCGGCGAACGGTCACAGTTTAATCCGGTCATCATGCTCCGGAGAGGCGAGTCCTCCACGAGCCGCGGCGGGTTTGAGTTTTTCTACGACGACGGCTCTGGCTCCGGGCTGCGGCCATTGCCTCAGAGGATGTCGGAGATTCTTCTGGGCTCTGGATTCGATAGGGTGATGGAGCAGCTCTATCACGTTGAAACTGGGAGACACGGGCATCATCACCACAGCCATCACCAAAACTTTCCGGCGTCAAAAGCCGCCGTGGATTCCTGGCCGGAGATTGAGATCAACGAGAGCCATATTTCCACGGAGTCACACTGCGCGGTTTGCAAGGAGCCTTTTGAGATTGGCATCGCCGTGAAGGAAATGCCATGCAAACATGTTTACCATTCTGATTGTATCCTCCCCTGGCTCGCAATTCGCAATTCATGCCCTGTTTGTCGCCAAGAACTGCCGTCAGAATCGAACGCCGCCGCACTCGTTGATCAGGACCAGGTTCCAGAGGGGTTAACGATATGGAGATTACCGGGTGGTGGGTTCATGGTGGGAACGTATGCCGGAGGAAGCAGAGGTGGCACATGGAGGGAGCTTCCGGTTGTTTTCACAGAGGTGGATGGTGGGTTCAACAATGGCGTTGAAGTTGAGCCAAGGAGGGTATCTTGGTCATTGTCATCTTCTAGACGGAGGGGAAAcggtggcgatggtggtggtagtggtggtggtggattgaGGAGAATGTTGAACACCATGTTTCGTTGCTTGAGAAATGGAGTTAGGACTCGGCGTGCTGTTTCCTCTGTTCCTGCTAGAGAGGATTCTAGTTCTAGAGTACCTGTGACTGTGAGGAGCAATAGTGTGTCTCGTGCGAATGTGGAACCTTCAATTCCCTCTCCACGTTCGAGGAGGACTTGGTCTATGGATGTGAATAGTGGAACGAGAGCATGGTGA